Proteins encoded by one window of Mycolicibacterium sp. ND9-15:
- a CDS encoding CaiB/BaiF CoA transferase family protein: MTDTGPLAGVKVIELGGIGPGPHAAMVLADLGADVVRVRRPGGLQMPAENVDLLHRGKRVVDLDVKKDRAALLNLAAKADVLVDPFRPGTCERLGIGPDDCAAVNPRLIYARITGWGQHGPLAQTAGHDINYLSQTGALSAIGYRDRPPVAPLNLVADYGGGSMLVLLGIVSALYERERSGLGQVIDAAMVDGVASLTQDMWTMKSTGTLRDERESFMLDGGAPFYRTYETADGKYMAVGAIEPQFFAQLLAGLGLSADEVPGQLDKSAFPQMHKLFAARFAGKTRDQWAEIFVGTDACVTPVLTWNEAAHNDHLRARSTLVRANGVDQAAPAPRFSRTPAGPVGAPPQAATPITDIGW, encoded by the coding sequence GTGACGGATACCGGCCCCCTAGCGGGCGTGAAGGTCATCGAGCTCGGTGGCATCGGTCCGGGACCGCACGCCGCGATGGTGCTGGCCGACCTCGGCGCCGACGTGGTCCGCGTGCGCAGACCCGGCGGACTGCAGATGCCCGCGGAGAACGTCGACCTCCTGCACCGCGGCAAGCGCGTCGTCGACCTGGACGTGAAGAAGGACCGGGCCGCACTGCTGAACCTCGCCGCCAAGGCTGACGTGCTCGTCGACCCCTTCCGGCCCGGCACCTGTGAACGGCTCGGCATCGGACCCGACGACTGCGCGGCGGTGAACCCGCGGCTGATCTACGCCAGGATCACCGGTTGGGGCCAGCACGGTCCGCTAGCGCAGACCGCGGGCCACGACATCAACTACCTGTCGCAGACCGGCGCGCTGTCGGCGATCGGCTACCGGGACCGGCCGCCGGTCGCACCGCTGAACCTGGTCGCCGACTATGGCGGCGGGTCGATGCTCGTGCTGCTTGGCATCGTGTCCGCGCTGTACGAGCGGGAGCGCTCGGGACTGGGCCAGGTGATCGACGCGGCGATGGTCGACGGCGTGGCCTCGCTGACTCAGGACATGTGGACGATGAAGTCGACCGGCACGCTGCGCGACGAGCGTGAGTCGTTCATGCTCGACGGCGGCGCCCCGTTCTACCGCACTTATGAGACGGCCGACGGCAAGTACATGGCGGTCGGGGCGATCGAGCCGCAGTTCTTCGCTCAGCTGTTGGCGGGCCTCGGGCTCAGCGCCGACGAGGTACCCGGGCAACTGGACAAGTCAGCGTTCCCACAGATGCACAAGCTGTTCGCCGCCCGGTTTGCGGGCAAGACCCGCGACCAGTGGGCCGAGATCTTCGTGGGCACCGACGCATGCGTCACGCCGGTACTGACGTGGAATGAAGCGGCACACAACGACCATCTACGCGCACGCTCAACGCTGGTGCGGGCCAATGGTGTAGACCAGGCCGCCCCGGCGCCT